In Brettanomyces bruxellensis chromosome 8, complete sequence, a genomic segment contains:
- a CDS encoding uncharacterized protein (BUSCO:EOG09262MJW) — protein sequence MTESFLKYKYEKAGQGHLFKYWDTLSEDERQSFASQLSTIQDPAAFLSDVQEAIKYSSSLAESKIYKPLPTSICCSSTIDESKKTLSIWYHEGLKLISQSKVGIILMAGGQGTRLGSSAPKGMYNVGLPSGKSLFQLQCERILKLRQLASEEFSVPSHNVHLPLYIMTSKPTRAATEMFFTKHHNFGLEPNDVIFFNQGILPAVSMDGKQFLLGSKNSIVESPDGNGGLYKALHDNKILDDFHKRSIEHIHAYCVDNILVKVADPVFIGYSAINKYDIATKVVRKQDPSEKVGLIVLDANTNAPCVIEYSEISKELSEMKDPHDPNLLMFRAANIVNHYYNVKFLSEMIPKWISSRKYLPYHIAKKKIKYFDYVTGVTKNPETPNGVKMEQFIFDVFPSVKLSRFGCLEVQRSDEFSPLKNAPGSGSSCPETCRLEFLKRSTNWLLKWGAQVDHKDTLVEVDPSTSYDGEGLQFVKGKLYHDGDIL from the coding sequence ATGACGGAATCGTTTttgaaatacaaatatgaaaaagcTGGACAAGGCCACTTGTTTAAATATTGGGACACCCTCTCCGAAGATGAACGTCAAAGTTTTGCATCCCAGCTTTCTACCATCCAGGACCCGGCTGCCTTTTTGAGTGATGTTCAAGAGGCAATAAAGTACAGCTCTTCGTTGGCGGAATCAAAGATTTATAAACCATTACCCACCTCAATATGTTGTTCATCTACCATAGATGAATCGAAGAAAACATTGTCTATATGGTATCATGAGGGTTTGAAGCTCATCTCTCAGAGTAAAGTGGGTATCATTTTGATGGCTGGTGGACAAGGAACTAGATTGGGATCTTCAGCGCCCAAAGGAATGTATAATGTTGGTCTTCCCTCTGGTAAATCCTTATTCCAGCTACAATGTGAACGAATTCTAAAACTACGGCAGTTAGCATCGGAAGAGTTCAGTGTCCCTTCTCATAATGTTCATCTTCCACTATATATTATGACTTCCAAACCCACCCGGGCTGCAACCGAAATGTTCTTCACAAAACATCACAATTTTGGTTTGGAACCGAATGatgtcatttttttcaatcaaGGAATATTGCCCGCAGTTAGCATGGATGGTAAGCAATTTCTTTTGGGATCTAAGAATAGTATCGTTGAAAGTCCTGACGGAAATGGTGGATTATACAAAGCTCTTCATGACAATAAGATTTTGGATGATTTTCATAAACGGTCAATCGAGCATATTCATGCATACTGTGTTGATAACATTCTTGTCAAAGTTGCAGATCCGGTTTTCATTGGGTATTCTGCTATAAACAAGTATGATATTGCTACTAAGGTTGTTAGAAAACAGGATCCATCAGAAAAGGTGGGTTTAATCGTCCTTGATGCCAATACAAATGCACCATGCGTGATAGAGTATTCAGAAATTAGCAAAGAATTGAGTGAAATGAAAGACCCACATGATCCTAATCTTTTGATGTTTAGAGCCGCTAACATTGTTAATCACTACTACAATGTCAAGTTTCTGTCCGAAATGATCCCTAAATGGATATCTTCGAGGAAGTACCTTCCGTATCACATAGctaaaaagaagatcaagTATTTTGATTATGTGACAGGTGTAACAAAGAACCCTGAAACACCAAATGGTGTAAAAATGGAGcaattcatttttgacGTCTTTCCGTCTGTTAAGCTAAGCAGGTTCGGGTGCTTAGAAGTTCAAAGATCTGATGAGTTTTCTCCCCTAAAAAATGCTCCAGGATCGGGATCCAGTTGTCCTGAAACTTGTAGGTtggaatttttgaagagGAGCACAAATTGGCTTCTCAAATGGGGAGCCCAAGTTGATCATAAGGACACATTAGTTGAGGTGGATCCTTCGACTAGTTATGATGGTGAGGGCCTACAGTTTGTGAAAGGAAAGTTATACCATGATGGAGATATTTTATGA